Below is a window of Fusobacterium simiae DNA.
CAGGATTATTATTGCTAAGTTCAGTATTGACATTTTCAGAAAGAGTTATTAAATCATCAGATGCTTATATGGATGGAAATGAGATAATATATGTTAAAGGGGAAAAGACTCCTTATATGGGTGTAATTGAAAGCTATAATTCAAAGGGTGTTTTAGAAGCAAGATCTAATTTTACAAATGGTAAATTAAATGGGTCTTCAAAATTATTTCATCCTAATGGAAAAGTTCAAATAGAAGAAACATATAAAAATGGTTTAGAAGAAGGGATGTATAAAAAATATAATGAAAACGGAAACTTGATTTTAGAGATTCCACATAAAAATGGTAAAGCTGAGGGTATAGCAAAAATTTATTATCCAAATGGAAAATTAGAAGGTGAAGAAATATATAAAAATGATGTTTTAGATGGAATAGGTAAATATTATGATGAAAATGGGAAATTATTTTTAGAACTTTCATATAAAAATGGAAAACGTGAAGGGGTTTCAAAAAGATATTATCCAAATGGAAAATTACAAGGTGAAGCAATATTTAAAAATGATTTAGGAGTAGGAATACATAAATATTATGATGAAAGTGGAAACTTAATTCTAGAAATCCCATATAAAAATGGAAAAATTGATGGAGTTGCAAAAAGATATTATCCAAATGGTAAATTAAAAGCAGAAGCAACATATAAAAATAATGTTTTAGAAGGGCCTGTTAAGAATTATGATGAGAATGGAAAATTTTCTCAACACTCATCAACATTTTAAAATGGTCAACAAGTAAAATAAGATAGAAAAAATAGCACCCACTTCATAATGGATGCTATTTTTGTTTTACATAGTAGCAATTTTTTTTGCCATATTAGTTAATTTTTCCTTAGTTTCAGAATTTGGACTACCCTTACAAGCCATAGGTAATTCAACAATTTTTGCACCTAATTCTTCAACTTGTTTTATCCAAGAACTCATAAATTTTCCTCCACCCCAACCAAAAGTTCCAAAAAGATAGATTTTTTTATCTTTAAATTTTTCAGCATTTCTTTTCATAAATGGTTGAAAATAATTTTTTTCAATTTCTTCTGTTTGATTTGCAGGAGAAGCTAAAGCTAAAATTTCACAATTAAAAGCCTCATTATCATCTTTCAATTCAACAACACTATATGATTTGAAAGGAACATTAGCCTCTTGAAGTCCTTTTTCAAAGGCTTTTACCATTCTTAAAGTATTTCCTGTAAAACTATAATAAACAATATTTACCTTATTCATTTTTTACCACCCTAATTCAATTTATTTTTTCCACTATTTTATTTTAGCATTAAATGAGATTTTTTCAATAACTTTATTATTGTTATATTGAAAAATATATGAAATTCAACTATAATATTTTAAACTATAATTAAGAGGTGAAAATATGAGAAGAAAGGATAGAGAAGTTTTAGATGAAGTGAAAATTGATGAGATTATAAAAAATTGTGATTGTTGTAGGCTAGGTTTCTATGACAAAGAAAATGATGAAGTATATATTGTTCCATTAAATTTTGGATATTCTAATAAAGAAAATAAAAGATTTTTCTATTTTCATGGAGCAAAAGAAGGAAGAAAAATTAATTTAATTTCAAAAACTGAAAAAATTACATTTGAAATGGACACTAATCATGAACTTATAGTGGGAAAGATGGCTTGTAATTATTCTGAAAGATATCAATGTATTATGGGAAGAGGATTAATTTCGTTTGTGGAGGATAAAGAAGAAAAAGTTACTGCCTTAAATGAAATTATGTTCCAAAGTACAGGAAAAAAAGATTGGGAATTTGCAGAACCTATGCTTAATGCTGTTGCAATATTTAAAGTTGAAGTTACAAGCATAAGTTGTAAAGAAAGAGTGTAAGGAGGGATTTTTATGAAATTTATAGTGGACAAATCTTATTGGAATTTATTTCCAGATAGTAAATTAGGAGTATTACTATTAAAAAATATGAAAAATGGAGAAAGCACTGATGAAATAAAAAATATGTTAGTAGAGGCTAACAGTGAAGCTAAAAAATATTTAACAAAGGAAGTTTTAAGTGAAAATCCTGTTATTGCAGTTTGGAGAGAAGTTTATAAAAAATTTAAGACTAAAAAAGGGGTAAGAAGTTCTATTGAGGCACTTTTAAAAAGAGTTAATTCTGGAAATCCTGTTTCTTCTATCAATAAACTTGTAGATATTTATAATTCTGCTTCTTTAAAGTATGGACTTCCTTGTGGAGCAGAAGATTTAGATAGTTTTGTAGGAAATTTAAAACTTACGATTACTGAAGGGGGAGATAAATTTATTCCTCTTGGTTCAGATGAAGAAGATAACACTCTACCAAATGAATTATGCTATCTTGATGATGAAGGT
It encodes the following:
- a CDS encoding pyridoxamine 5'-phosphate oxidase family protein, with protein sequence MRRKDREVLDEVKIDEIIKNCDCCRLGFYDKENDEVYIVPLNFGYSNKENKRFFYFHGAKEGRKINLISKTEKITFEMDTNHELIVGKMACNYSERYQCIMGRGLISFVEDKEEKVTALNEIMFQSTGKKDWEFAEPMLNAVAIFKVEVTSISCKERV
- a CDS encoding B3/B4 domain-containing protein; amino-acid sequence: MKFIVDKSYWNLFPDSKLGVLLLKNMKNGESTDEIKNMLVEANSEAKKYLTKEVLSENPVIAVWREVYKKFKTKKGVRSSIEALLKRVNSGNPVSSINKLVDIYNSASLKYGLPCGAEDLDSFVGNLKLTITEGGDKFIPLGSDEEDNTLPNELCYLDDEGAVCRCFNWRDGARTMVKDETKNSFLVMELLDNRLEELNSALNYISENAKKYLNADIEKYILDINNPEIILK
- a CDS encoding flavodoxin domain-containing protein, with amino-acid sequence MNKVNIVYYSFTGNTLRMVKAFEKGLQEANVPFKSYSVVELKDDNEAFNCEILALASPANQTEEIEKNYFQPFMKRNAEKFKDKKIYLFGTFGWGGGKFMSSWIKQVEELGAKIVELPMACKGSPNSETKEKLTNMAKKIATM
- a CDS encoding toxin-antitoxin system YwqK family antitoxin, yielding MKKLLAGLLLLSSVLTFSERVIKSSDAYMDGNEIIYVKGEKTPYMGVIESYNSKGVLEARSNFTNGKLNGSSKLFHPNGKVQIEETYKNGLEEGMYKKYNENGNLILEIPHKNGKAEGIAKIYYPNGKLEGEEIYKNDVLDGIGKYYDENGKLFLELSYKNGKREGVSKRYYPNGKLQGEAIFKNDLGVGIHKYYDESGNLILEIPYKNGKIDGVAKRYYPNGKLKAEATYKNNVLEGPVKNYDENGKFSQHSSTF